One part of the Acetoanaerobium sticklandii genome encodes these proteins:
- the rsmB gene encoding 16S rRNA (cytosine(967)-C(5))-methyltransferase RsmB produces MSNNARKIAYDIIYDVKYNKAYSNISINKAFNKNTIDNREKGFVTELVYGALSRLIYLDYQIEQFLDMRASKLSKQAKTVLEMGFYQLEFMDSVSDFASVDESVKLIKKVDNRSAGIINAVMRKRVKEGKAEYTDKISDKAKSLSIEFSISEYIARRFLKIYKEEFTRQLLSSMLEKPSLFIRLNKLRSTEAELFENLEQQGIYSKKNDIIDSAYEISGMKNIGSNPLFVKGGFVIQDLSSMLAVKALNPLPGDTVLDICSAPGGKSFYIADLMENKGQLDSMDISEHKIQMLKKRAVELGVDIINARVMDATVFNEEMTNRYDKILVDAPCSGFGIIRRKPEIRYKSYEDVNQLPEIQYQILSNASKYLKDTGSLVYSTCTLEKKENIEIVDKFLENNKEFYLEEEPKELYPHIHNTDGFFIAKFKKDINKSV; encoded by the coding sequence ATGAGCAATAATGCCAGAAAAATAGCATATGATATAATATACGATGTGAAGTATAACAAAGCTTATTCTAATATTTCAATAAACAAAGCCTTTAATAAAAATACTATCGATAACAGAGAAAAGGGATTTGTTACTGAGCTTGTTTATGGAGCTTTGAGTAGATTAATTTATTTGGATTATCAGATTGAGCAGTTTCTTGATATGAGAGCAAGTAAGCTATCCAAACAAGCTAAAACAGTTTTAGAAATGGGCTTTTATCAGCTTGAATTTATGGACAGTGTTTCTGATTTTGCATCAGTAGATGAAAGTGTAAAGCTTATAAAAAAAGTGGATAATAGAAGTGCAGGGATTATCAATGCAGTAATGAGAAAGAGAGTAAAAGAAGGAAAGGCCGAATATACAGACAAGATTTCAGATAAAGCAAAATCTCTATCTATAGAATTTTCAATTTCGGAGTATATAGCTAGAAGATTTTTGAAAATCTACAAAGAAGAATTTACTAGGCAATTATTAAGTAGCATGCTAGAAAAACCAAGTTTGTTTATTAGGCTTAACAAACTAAGAAGCACAGAAGCTGAACTATTTGAAAATCTTGAACAGCAAGGTATATATTCAAAGAAAAATGATATAATAGATAGCGCATATGAAATTAGTGGAATGAAAAATATTGGCTCAAATCCATTGTTTGTAAAGGGAGGCTTTGTTATTCAGGACTTATCTTCCATGCTTGCTGTAAAAGCTTTAAATCCTTTACCAGGAGATACTGTTTTAGATATCTGCAGTGCACCAGGAGGAAAGTCGTTCTATATTGCGGACCTAATGGAAAATAAAGGTCAGCTTGACTCTATGGATATATCTGAGCATAAAATTCAAATGCTTAAAAAAAGAGCAGTTGAGCTTGGGGTTGACATTATAAATGCTAGAGTTATGGACGCTACTGTTTTTAATGAAGAGATGACTAATAGATATGATAAAATTTTAGTAGATGCACCATGCTCAGGCTTTGGTATAATAAGAAGAAAACCAGAAATCAGATATAAGTCTTATGAAGATGTAAACCAGCTACCAGAAATTCAATATCAGATTTTATCAAATGCTTCAAAATATCTTAAGGATACAGGAAGCCTTGTTTACAGCACCTGTACGCTTGAGAAGAAAGAAAATATAGAAATAGTGGATAAATTTTTAGAAAATAATAAAGAGTTTTATTTAGAAGAAGAGCCAAAGGAGCTTTACCCACATATTCACAATACAGATGGATTTTTTATAGCAAAATTCAAAAAAGATATTAATAAATCAGTATAA
- the fmt gene encoding methionyl-tRNA formyltransferase, whose translation MKAIFMGTPEFAIPSFEALYESDFEIALVVTQPDRPKGRGKKLSSPPVKLVALEHDIEVFQPERIKDSEAIEKIKQVKPDLIIVVAFGQILPKEILELPKYGCINVHASLLPKYRGAAPINFAIINGEKKTGVTTMYMEEGLDTGDMLLKNEVEITPEDTASTLHDKLAIAGKKTLADTLKAIINTELVPEKQDDSISNYAPIMTKELGKINWNRSAESISNLVRGTDPWPSAYTLYDSAVFKLFAPVVLDKQSKEKPGTIIAVSSEGIDIASADYIVRIKEIQISGKKRMPVGEFLKGNVLEIGKVLGYE comes from the coding sequence ATGAAAGCTATATTTATGGGAACACCTGAATTTGCTATTCCATCCTTTGAAGCACTATATGAAAGCGATTTTGAAATAGCTTTAGTAGTTACTCAGCCAGATAGACCAAAAGGTAGAGGTAAAAAGCTTTCATCTCCACCAGTAAAATTAGTTGCTCTAGAGCATGATATAGAAGTGTTTCAGCCAGAGCGAATTAAAGACAGTGAAGCTATTGAAAAGATAAAGCAAGTAAAACCTGACCTCATAATTGTTGTTGCTTTTGGTCAGATTCTTCCCAAAGAAATTTTAGAGCTTCCTAAATATGGGTGTATAAATGTACATGCTTCTCTTCTTCCTAAGTATAGAGGGGCAGCTCCGATTAATTTTGCTATAATTAATGGAGAGAAAAAAACAGGTGTTACTACAATGTATATGGAAGAAGGCCTAGATACGGGAGATATGCTTTTAAAAAATGAGGTTGAAATTACACCTGAGGATACAGCCTCTACACTTCATGATAAGCTTGCAATTGCTGGAAAGAAAACTTTAGCAGATACTTTAAAAGCTATAATAAATACAGAACTGGTTCCTGAAAAACAGGATGATTCTATTTCAAACTATGCACCTATAATGACAAAAGAGCTAGGGAAAATAAATTGGAATAGGTCAGCAGAATCCATATCTAATTTAGTTAGAGGAACTGATCCTTGGCCATCAGCCTACACTCTTTATGATAGTGCAGTGTTTAAACTCTTTGCTCCAGTTGTTTTAGATAAGCAATCTAAAGAAAAACCGGGAACTATAATAGCTGTGTCAAGCGAAGGCATTGATATAGCATCTGCTGATTATATTGTAAGGATAAAAGAAATACAAATTAGCGGCAAAAAAAGAATGCCAGTAGGTGAATTTCTAAAAGGGAATGTATTAGAAATAGGAAAGGTACTTGGCTATGAGTAA
- a CDS encoding zinc metallopeptidase, whose translation MYYPYFDSTMIVLIPAIILAMYAQSKVKSTYEKYVRIASQKGYTGAEAARAILDRNGLTDVRIEHIRGTLSDHYDPRTRVLRLSDMVYRGNSISSSAIAAHEVGHAIQHARDYAPLRFRNAIVPVVNFASNLSWLFILAGLFLSFTGLIDIGIILFTGSVVFQIVTLPVEFNASSRALDELESVGVLTREEIPHSKKVLDAAALTYVAATATAVAQLVRLLLLRERSRD comes from the coding sequence ATGTATTATCCTTATTTTGACAGCACTATGATTGTACTGATTCCAGCTATAATATTAGCTATGTATGCACAAAGCAAAGTTAAATCAACATACGAAAAATATGTTAGGATAGCAAGTCAAAAAGGCTACACTGGAGCAGAAGCGGCTAGAGCCATTTTAGATAGAAACGGTCTTACTGATGTAAGAATTGAGCATATAAGAGGAACCTTATCAGATCACTATGATCCAAGAACTAGGGTATTAAGACTTTCTGATATGGTTTACAGAGGAAATTCTATTTCTTCATCTGCTATAGCAGCTCATGAGGTAGGTCATGCTATTCAGCATGCAAGAGATTATGCCCCACTTCGTTTTAGAAATGCAATTGTGCCTGTTGTAAACTTTGCATCTAATCTTTCTTGGCTATTTATTTTAGCAGGTTTATTCTTGTCATTTACTGGATTGATTGATATAGGGATTATACTGTTTACAGGTTCAGTAGTATTTCAAATTGTAACTTTGCCAGTTGAGTTTAATGCAAGTAGCAGAGCACTAGATGAATTAGAATCTGTAGGAGTACTAACTAGAGAAGAAATTCCTCATAGTAAAAAGGTTTTAGATGCAGCAGCTCTTACCTATGTGGCAGCTACAGCTACAGCAGTAGCCCAACTTGTTAGATTACTATTATTAAGAGAGCGTTCTAGGGACTAG
- the def gene encoding peptide deformylase, with protein MAIRIIRTDGDEVLRKKSRAVDKINDKILELVEDMIDTMYEADGVGLAAPQVGVLKRVVVIDVGDGPIVMINPEILESSGEQTDDEGCLSLPGKFGCVTRPYYVKAKAYDTDMNEFVVEAEELFARAICHEIDHLDGILFKDKVEGSLNESE; from the coding sequence ATGGCAATTAGAATTATTAGAACTGATGGAGACGAGGTACTAAGAAAAAAATCTCGCGCTGTTGACAAAATCAATGATAAGATTTTAGAGTTAGTGGAAGACATGATAGATACTATGTATGAAGCTGATGGTGTAGGACTTGCAGCTCCACAGGTTGGAGTGCTTAAAAGAGTAGTGGTTATAGATGTAGGAGATGGTCCTATAGTGATGATAAATCCAGAAATTCTAGAGTCTAGCGGAGAACAAACTGATGATGAAGGTTGTCTTAGCCTACCAGGAAAATTTGGCTGTGTTACTCGTCCGTATTATGTAAAAGCCAAAGCTTATGATACTGATATGAATGAATTTGTGGTTGAAGCTGAGGAGCTTTTCGCAAGAGCTATTTGTCATGAAATTGATCACCTAGACGGAATTTTGTTTAAGGACAAGGTAGAAGGAAGTTTAAACGAAAGTGAGTAG
- the coaBC gene encoding bifunctional phosphopantothenoylcysteine decarboxylase/phosphopantothenate--cysteine ligase CoaBC has translation MSKTVVLGVSGGIAAYKACDVVSRLRKENVQVNVIMTKHATEFVSALTFQSISQNPVAVEMFEPVTNWDIEHISLAKKADIFLIAPATANVIGKIANGIADDMLSTTVMATKAPVVIAPAMNTNMYENPVTQANIQKLKDLGYIFIEPGYGRLACGDLGPGKLAEPDLIVENIKFLLNKTDELKGKNVLVTAGPTQEAIDPVRYITNKSTGKMGYALAYQAALMGAKVTLVTGPTNLEIPFGISEVIKVKSAQQMYEAVTSSFDEMDIVIKSAAVADYKPKNISDSKIKKSDSDLVLELDRNKDILFELGKLKTKQVLVGFAAETDDLIANAQKKLAKKNLDFIVANDLKQEGAGFAGDTNIVKLLFADGNIQELPIMTKNQLSKEIYDKIIYIMHNK, from the coding sequence ATGTCTAAAACAGTAGTTTTAGGAGTAAGTGGAGGAATTGCTGCATACAAGGCTTGTGATGTTGTATCTAGACTCAGAAAAGAAAATGTACAGGTTAATGTGATTATGACAAAACATGCTACTGAATTTGTATCAGCACTTACATTTCAGAGCATAAGCCAAAATCCAGTTGCAGTTGAGATGTTTGAACCAGTTACAAATTGGGATATTGAACACATATCTTTGGCAAAAAAAGCTGATATTTTTTTAATTGCGCCAGCTACTGCAAATGTAATTGGAAAAATAGCAAATGGAATTGCTGACGACATGCTTTCAACTACAGTCATGGCTACTAAAGCTCCTGTAGTAATAGCACCCGCTATGAATACGAATATGTATGAAAATCCTGTCACTCAGGCAAATATTCAAAAGCTTAAGGATTTGGGATATATTTTTATTGAACCAGGATACGGAAGACTAGCCTGTGGAGATTTAGGACCAGGAAAGCTAGCTGAACCTGATTTAATAGTTGAAAATATAAAATTTTTACTTAACAAGACTGATGAGTTAAAAGGGAAAAATGTTCTAGTAACAGCTGGCCCGACTCAAGAAGCTATAGATCCAGTAAGATATATAACCAACAAATCGACTGGTAAGATGGGTTATGCTCTTGCATATCAAGCAGCGCTTATGGGCGCAAAGGTAACTCTTGTTACTGGTCCTACAAATCTTGAGATACCTTTTGGAATTTCTGAGGTTATTAAAGTTAAAAGTGCTCAGCAGATGTATGAGGCAGTGACTTCTAGCTTTGATGAAATGGATATTGTTATTAAGTCTGCTGCGGTTGCCGATTATAAGCCTAAAAATATTTCAGATTCAAAAATTAAAAAATCTGATTCAGATTTAGTATTGGAGCTAGACAGAAATAAGGATATTTTATTTGAGCTTGGGAAACTAAAAACAAAACAAGTTTTAGTGGGCTTTGCTGCTGAAACAGATGATCTAATCGCTAATGCGCAAAAAAAATTAGCGAAGAAAAATCTAGATTTTATAGTTGCAAATGATTTAAAACAAGAGGGAGCTGGTTTTGCAGGAGATACCAATATTGTAAAGCTGCTGTTTGCAGATGGAAATATTCAAGAGCTACCGATTATGACAAAAAATCAGTTATCAAAAGAAATTTATGATAAAATCATATATATAATGCACAATAAATAA
- the priA gene encoding replication restart helicase PriA has protein sequence MVEKYCKVILIQKSRYIDKKFTYKTYLDVCLGQIVYVPFGRGNKQLEAIIVEIQEKLPCDEDKLKEIVSLGEKTNLDYDKIALAFWIRDYYMCSYLDALSLLYPSQIRKGSAKFEDFVVLKDKLALELEYLDLKTNAHVKKYLYKLILDNVELSRDRLNEEFKGKNISAYINNLKEKEIIEIKSSRIFRDSSNDNINNTTYIKHALNEEQNNTFEEISDELSTKNRPVLLKGITGSGKTEIYMELIDKMIEEGKGSIVLVPEISLTPQTIARFTARFKAKVAVLHSHLSVGQRYDEWSKIENIDAPVVIGARSALFAPVRNLGLIVIDECHEDAYRSELNPKYDSVEVACKLNELQAVSVILGSATPKIEQYYKAKNEEYKLVELNKRANNKPLPSIEIIDMKEDAKLGNLSFLSFSLQTKISLAMKKKEQVILFLNRRGYANFLSCDSCGHVPKCKNCDISLTYHKKNQTLRCHYCSFEIPFHKSCESCNEGTMKDIGIGTERIEAEVRELFPEAKVFRMDKDTVSRKNSHSEILSAFKHTKGAILIGTQMIGKGLDFPMVSLVGVINADQGLNAPDFRSYERMFSLIEQVGGRAGRGDIDGKVLIQTFSPDNYVLKYILNHDFEGFYNEEIKLRENFSYLPYSNIIRVLVSSVNEQNAANSSMQIKDAIIFYLKKKSVHNVNIMGPFPCLVNKIENKYRWQILIKDSEVEIHLIKSIINYILTEKRSVVLLDNVNASVDINPINMV, from the coding sequence ATGGTTGAAAAATATTGTAAGGTAATATTAATTCAAAAATCTAGATATATAGATAAAAAATTTACATATAAAACTTATCTCGATGTTTGCTTAGGTCAAATAGTATATGTTCCGTTTGGAAGAGGGAATAAGCAATTGGAGGCTATAATTGTCGAAATTCAAGAAAAATTGCCTTGCGATGAGGATAAGCTAAAAGAGATAGTTTCTCTAGGAGAAAAAACAAATCTAGACTATGACAAGATTGCTCTTGCATTTTGGATTAGAGATTATTATATGTGTAGTTATTTAGATGCACTAAGCTTACTTTATCCGTCTCAAATTAGAAAAGGAAGTGCTAAGTTTGAGGATTTTGTTGTCCTAAAGGACAAGCTTGCTTTGGAGCTTGAGTATTTAGACTTAAAAACAAATGCTCATGTAAAAAAATACTTATATAAATTGATACTGGATAATGTTGAGTTATCAAGGGATAGATTAAATGAAGAATTTAAGGGTAAAAATATTTCTGCATATATAAATAATCTTAAAGAAAAAGAAATAATTGAGATTAAAAGCAGTAGAATTTTTAGAGACTCAAGCAATGACAATATAAATAATACAACCTATATAAAGCATGCTTTGAATGAAGAGCAAAATAATACATTTGAAGAAATAAGTGATGAGCTGAGCACTAAAAACAGACCTGTTTTATTAAAAGGAATAACTGGATCTGGAAAGACAGAAATATATATGGAGCTCATAGACAAAATGATAGAAGAAGGTAAAGGCTCTATAGTATTAGTCCCTGAAATTTCACTTACTCCTCAAACCATTGCTAGATTTACAGCAAGATTCAAAGCAAAGGTAGCTGTCCTTCACAGTCACCTTAGTGTAGGGCAAAGATATGACGAATGGTCAAAGATAGAAAATATAGACGCTCCAGTAGTTATAGGAGCTCGCTCTGCTTTATTTGCTCCAGTTAGAAATCTAGGACTGATAGTCATAGATGAGTGCCATGAGGATGCATATAGGTCTGAGCTTAACCCAAAATATGATAGCGTAGAAGTAGCATGTAAATTAAATGAACTTCAAGCTGTGTCAGTAATCTTGGGCTCAGCAACCCCAAAAATAGAGCAATATTACAAAGCAAAAAATGAGGAATATAAGCTAGTTGAGCTGAATAAAAGAGCAAATAACAAGCCTCTTCCTTCGATTGAGATAATAGATATGAAAGAAGATGCGAAACTAGGAAATTTGTCTTTTTTGAGCTTTAGCCTGCAAACTAAAATAAGTTTGGCTATGAAAAAAAAGGAGCAGGTAATTCTGTTTTTAAACAGAAGAGGATATGCGAATTTTTTAAGCTGTGATAGCTGTGGACATGTACCAAAATGCAAAAACTGCGATATTTCTCTTACTTATCATAAGAAAAACCAAACCTTGAGATGTCATTATTGTAGTTTTGAAATTCCATTTCATAAATCATGTGAAAGCTGCAATGAAGGTACAATGAAAGATATTGGAATAGGAACTGAAAGAATTGAAGCTGAGGTAAGGGAGCTTTTTCCAGAGGCTAAGGTGTTTAGAATGGACAAAGACACTGTAAGCAGAAAAAACAGTCATAGCGAAATACTTTCAGCTTTTAAGCATACTAAAGGAGCGATACTTATTGGAACCCAAATGATAGGTAAAGGCTTGGATTTTCCAATGGTGAGCTTAGTAGGGGTTATAAATGCTGACCAAGGTTTAAATGCTCCAGATTTTAGAAGCTATGAGAGAATGTTTAGCCTTATTGAGCAGGTCGGCGGGAGAGCAGGCAGAGGGGATATAGATGGAAAGGTTTTAATTCAGACATTTTCTCCTGATAATTATGTTCTTAAATACATTTTAAATCATGATTTTGAAGGGTTTTATAATGAAGAAATAAAATTAAGAGAAAACTTCAGTTATCTTCCATACAGTAATATAATCAGAGTACTTGTAAGCAGTGTAAATGAGCAAAATGCAGCTAATAGCAGTATGCAAATTAAGGATGCAATTATTTTTTATTTAAAGAAAAAGTCTGTTCATAATGTCAATATTATGGGACCTTTTCCTTGTCTTGTAAATAAAATAGAAAATAAATACAGATGGCAGATTTTAATAAAAGATAGTGAAGTTGAAATTCATTTAATTAAGAGTATAATAAACTATATACTTACAGAAAAAAGAAGTGTAGTTCTTCTAGACAATGTAAATGCTTCAGTTGATATAAATCCTATCAATATGGTATAA
- a CDS encoding DUF116 domain-containing protein, giving the protein MSKFLKKAYPLLEGTVDLLGIDKNHLRKKMIDMSNKKTRSKQFHLKPNEILVLLPHCLQLQSCDIRITTNIYNCKRCKKCDIAEIVAVCEKYGVSVVVATGGTLARRAIVDIRPKGIIAVACERDLTSGIVDVGEMDVIGILNDRPNGPCIDTKVDIKKLEEAILFYLGGD; this is encoded by the coding sequence ATGAGTAAGTTTTTGAAAAAAGCTTATCCTCTTTTAGAAGGAACTGTTGACTTGCTTGGTATAGATAAAAATCACCTAAGAAAAAAAATGATAGATATGAGCAATAAAAAAACAAGAAGTAAGCAATTTCATTTAAAGCCAAATGAAATTCTAGTACTATTACCTCATTGCCTTCAGCTTCAAAGCTGTGACATAAGAATCACAACAAATATATACAACTGCAAAAGATGTAAAAAATGTGATATAGCTGAGATTGTAGCTGTTTGTGAAAAATACGGGGTAAGTGTTGTAGTAGCTACAGGTGGAACCCTTGCAAGGCGAGCAATAGTGGATATAAGACCAAAGGGAATAATAGCTGTAGCCTGTGAAAGAGATTTGACTAGTGGAATAGTCGACGTCGGAGAAATGGATGTAATAGGCATTTTGAATGATAGACCAAACGGCCCTTGTATAGATACTAAGGTAGATATAAAAAAACTTGAAGAAGCAATATTGTTTTATTTAGGAGGAGATTAG
- the rpoZ gene encoding DNA-directed RNA polymerase subunit omega, giving the protein MLYPSINDLLNKADSRYCLVNEVSKRARQLVEGSDKMVETVEEKPVSVATFEVFEEKVTYKTTYFEDFMLNEMEEASKDNNEVK; this is encoded by the coding sequence ATGCTTTATCCATCTATTAATGATTTATTAAATAAGGCTGATAGCAGATATTGCCTTGTAAACGAGGTATCAAAGCGTGCAAGACAGCTAGTTGAAGGAAGCGACAAAATGGTAGAGACTGTAGAGGAAAAGCCTGTATCAGTAGCTACATTTGAAGTTTTCGAAGAAAAAGTAACTTACAAGACTACATATTTTGAAGATTTTATGTTAAACGAGATGGAGGAAGCTTCTAAGGATAATAATGAGGTGAAATAA
- a CDS encoding YicC/YloC family endoribonuclease, with product MAISMTGFGRGECKTEKFQFTVEVKSINHRYLDINVKMPRKIMLLEEWVRQQIKKYVQRGRVEVFIRMENIGISDAKLSVDTELAKGYYESLVLIKDTLNTRDDITTSVIGRFPDVIVSSENELDQEEILSVLESALVAALTELKKMRETEGLLLQKDTLERCDVLERDILSVEALAADVEAEYRNKIKQKLDEFLKVYGFESDPQRVLQEAALYADRSSITEEIVRFKTHISQLRDTVISNDGLGRKMDFLLQEMNREINTIGSKSSNIDVTSYVVDLKSQLEKVREQIQNIE from the coding sequence TTGGCTATTAGCATGACTGGATTTGGAAGAGGAGAATGTAAGACGGAAAAGTTTCAATTTACAGTGGAGGTAAAGTCCATAAATCACAGGTATCTTGATATAAATGTTAAGATGCCAAGAAAGATTATGCTTTTAGAAGAATGGGTCAGACAGCAAATAAAAAAGTATGTGCAAAGAGGTAGGGTAGAAGTTTTTATCAGAATGGAAAACATAGGTATCTCAGATGCAAAACTTTCAGTTGACACTGAGCTTGCGAAAGGATATTATGAATCTCTAGTTTTAATTAAAGACACCTTAAATACAAGAGATGATATTACAACTTCAGTTATAGGAAGATTCCCTGATGTCATAGTAAGCAGTGAAAACGAACTAGACCAAGAGGAGATTTTATCTGTTTTAGAATCAGCTTTAGTAGCTGCTCTTACAGAGCTTAAGAAGATGAGAGAAACAGAAGGCCTCCTGCTTCAAAAGGATACTCTTGAGCGTTGCGACGTTTTGGAAAGGGATATATTATCCGTAGAGGCATTGGCAGCTGATGTAGAAGCTGAATATAGAAATAAAATAAAACAAAAATTAGATGAATTTTTGAAGGTTTATGGATTTGAATCAGACCCTCAAAGAGTACTTCAAGAAGCTGCATTGTATGCCGATAGAAGTAGTATTACAGAAGAAATTGTAAGATTTAAAACTCATATCTCTCAGCTTAGAGACACAGTGATTAGTAATGATGGACTTGGGAGAAAGATGGACTTCTTGCTTCAAGAAATGAATAGAGAAATCAATACCATTGGTTCAAAATCTTCTAACATAGATGTTACTTCTTATGTGGTGGATTTGAAAAGTCAGCTAGAAAAAGTTAGAGAACAGATACAAAACATAGAGTAG
- the rlmN gene encoding 23S rRNA (adenine(2503)-C(2))-methyltransferase RlmN, with translation MKSDALSLTFSELEEEIVKLGEQKFRAKQIYPKLVQGISSFDEIGNISKVLKEKLKERLYISKVSVYKVLTSELDGTRKYLLQLDDKNIIEAVLMRYKHGLSICISSQVGCLMGCSFCASTIDGLVRNLTAGEMIGQILAVQNDVKERISNVVMMGSGEPLDNFDNLIKFLDIVHQEDSLNIGYRHITISTCGVVPKVNELAKLGYPINLAISLHETTHEKRKIIMPVENAYPIDSVIKAAKDYANTTKRRVTFEYALIKGVNDSNEDANRLSKLLKGMLCHVNLIPVNTVEERTYKRPDKAAINAFLSVLKSNHIEATVRREMGKDINGACGQLRRSIVD, from the coding sequence ATGAAATCAGATGCATTATCTCTAACCTTTAGTGAGTTAGAGGAAGAAATTGTTAAGCTTGGAGAACAGAAATTTAGAGCTAAGCAAATTTACCCGAAGCTAGTCCAAGGAATTTCATCTTTTGATGAAATAGGAAATATCTCAAAAGTACTCAAGGAAAAGTTAAAAGAGCGCTTATATATTTCTAAGGTGTCGGTATATAAGGTGCTTACTTCAGAACTTGATGGTACTAGAAAATATTTGCTCCAGTTAGATGATAAAAATATAATAGAAGCAGTGCTAATGAGATATAAGCATGGGCTTTCAATTTGCATATCCTCTCAAGTGGGATGTTTAATGGGATGCAGTTTTTGTGCATCAACTATAGATGGACTAGTTAGAAACCTTACTGCAGGAGAGATGATAGGCCAGATTCTTGCTGTTCAAAATGATGTAAAAGAACGTATATCTAATGTTGTAATGATGGGAAGTGGAGAACCACTTGATAATTTTGATAACCTAATTAAGTTTTTAGATATAGTACACCAAGAGGATTCTCTGAATATAGGCTATAGACATATAACTATATCTACTTGTGGAGTAGTGCCTAAGGTTAATGAACTTGCAAAATTAGGATATCCAATAAACTTAGCCATATCACTTCATGAGACCACTCATGAAAAAAGAAAAATCATTATGCCTGTAGAAAATGCCTATCCTATTGATTCGGTTATAAAGGCAGCAAAAGATTATGCAAATACTACAAAAAGGCGAGTTACCTTTGAATATGCACTTATAAAAGGTGTAAATGACTCAAACGAAGATGCAAACAGATTATCGAAGCTACTAAAAGGCATGCTGTGCCATGTAAATTTAATACCAGTAAATACAGTTGAAGAGCGTACATACAAAAGGCCAGACAAAGCTGCAATAAATGCTTTTCTTAGTGTTTTGAAAAGCAATCACATAGAAGCAACTGTCAGAAGAGAGATGGGAAAAGATATAAATGGAGCGTGTGGCCAGCTAAGACGAAGCATTGTTGATTAG
- the gmk gene encoding guanylate kinase has translation MKKKGLLVVVSGPSGAGKGTICKNFMELNKQMLLSISSTTRNPRENEIDGVNYNFITKQDFEDLIGTDSLLEYVHVFGNYYGTPKKWVLECIEKGKDVLLEIEIVGAMKVKEKYPDAILVFVLPPSLKELKNRIVTRGTETIEQIENRMARAMQEIKTIEKYDYFIFNDNLTRAVDDLEAIISAEKNKVNRYSQEIVKIYEEEL, from the coding sequence ATGAAGAAAAAAGGTTTATTAGTAGTAGTTTCTGGCCCATCGGGAGCTGGAAAAGGTACTATATGCAAAAACTTCATGGAGCTAAATAAACAAATGCTCCTTTCGATTTCATCTACAACTAGAAATCCAAGAGAAAATGAAATAGATGGAGTAAATTATAATTTTATAACAAAGCAGGATTTTGAGGATTTGATAGGAACAGATTCCCTTTTGGAATATGTTCATGTATTTGGAAACTATTACGGAACACCTAAAAAATGGGTGCTTGAATGCATAGAAAAAGGAAAAGATGTGCTTCTTGAAATAGAAATAGTAGGGGCCATGAAAGTGAAAGAAAAGTATCCAGATGCTATTTTGGTTTTTGTTCTGCCTCCATCACTTAAGGAGCTAAAAAATAGAATTGTAACTAGAGGGACAGAAACTATTGAACAAATAGAAAACAGAATGGCAAGAGCAATGCAAGAAATAAAAACAATAGAAAAATACGACTACTTTATTTTTAACGACAATTTGACTAGAGCAGTAGATGATCTTGAAGCTATAATAAGCGCAGAAAAAAACAAAGTGAACCGATACAGCCAGGAAATTGTCAAAATTTATGAGGAGGAATTATAA
- the remA gene encoding extracellular matrix/biofilm regulator RemA: protein MKLINIGFGNVVSAAKVVAIVSPESAPIKRVIQDAKDKGRVIDATYGRRTRAVIITDSDHIILCPVQPETMAHRCNIKDEGHHEE, encoded by the coding sequence ATGAAGTTGATTAATATCGGTTTTGGTAATGTTGTTTCTGCTGCTAAAGTAGTAGCTATAGTAAGTCCAGAATCTGCACCTATTAAAAGGGTTATTCAAGATGCTAAAGATAAGGGCAGAGTCATTGATGCTACTTATGGAAGAAGAACGAGAGCAGTTATTATTACAGATAGTGATCATATAATTTTATGTCCAGTTCAGCCAGAAACTATGGCACATCGCTGTAATATAAAAGATGAGGGTCATCACGAAGAGTAA